From the Mytilus trossulus isolate FHL-02 unplaced genomic scaffold, PNRI_Mtr1.1.1.hap1 h1tg000085l___fragment_1__unscaffolded, whole genome shotgun sequence genome, one window contains:
- the LOC134699832 gene encoding transient receptor potential cation channel subfamily M member 1-like: MFKRDDTNIVKRVNGVVKKILGSGEWKPFKENEDKQGLKKETHNIYEGDVFKHLFIWAVLMDRRNLAMLFWKKENNDYIYSALYASSLAKELAEKSSSESFVDQRTDLWESSRQYEDLAYNVMTEIYCKNKNRARTLLMTEVEGYNYTTILEIAEKFTLMKFMGHAACQTRLDKIWKGEKLSYISNVKAIAAAFMPMLIMCFVNMVQINDNKVESIESFDRSFQHKRRPNWMLIYHFYNSPRIKFVFHLVAYMVMIVIFCLFILTDLHPMSDKSPSIYEYMVYAMAGSLMIEEIRQAFVIKQMSRNLMNWFSFWTLYEIVMYGMFLTSVFLRLILSADKFYHTRMMYAITLGLFIVNGMQFFLASRHIGPKVIMIGRMMYDILFFILIFAVFVFGFGVVYQATMYPNSKVGFQLFKEIIYMPYWQLYGELFYRNSKVKNRPPVRMMLQSILKGILLDAQRLIKSTPYCWLSTWW; this comes from the exons gtttaaaaaaagaaacacataacatatatgaggGAGATGTTTTCAAGCATTTATTCATATGGGCAGTTTTAATGGACCGAAGAAATTTGGCAATGTTGTTTTGGAAGAAAGAAAACAATGATTATATat ATTCTGCATTATATGCAAGTTCCCTTGCCAAAGAGCTCGCTGAAAAGTCCAGCTCGGAATCATTTGTTGATCAAAGGACAGATTTGTGGGAAAGTTCTAG GCAATATGAAGACCTTGCATATAATGTGATGACAGAAATATATTGCAAGAATAAAAACAGGGCTAGGACACTATTGATGACAGAGGTGGAAGGATATAACTATACCACAATATTGGAAATAGCTGAAAAGTTTACACTGATGAAGTTTATGGGACATGCAGCATGTCAAACAAGGCTGGATAAGATTTGGAAAGGCGAAAAGCTCAGTTATATATCGAATGTTaag GCAATAGCTGCTGCTTTTATGCCAATGTTGATAATGTGCTTTGTAAACATGGTACAGATAAATGATAATAAGGTTGAATCAATAGAGTCATTTGACAGGTCGTTTCAGCATAAAAGACGGCCCAACTGGATGCTTATATATCACTTTTACAATTCACCTaggatcaaatttgttttccatCTT GTGGCATATATGGTTATGATAGTAATTTTTTGCCTATTTATACTGACGGATCTACACCCAATGTCAGATAAAAGTCCatcaatttatgaatatatGGTGTATGCAATGGCAGGTTCATTAATGATAGAAGAAATCAGACAG gcTTTCGTTATAAAGCAAATGTCAAGGAACTTAATGAACTGGTTCAGTTTTTGGACCCTATATGAAATTGTGATGTATGGTATGTTTTTAACTTCTGTATTTCTAAGATTGATCTTGTCAGCAGATAAATTCTACCATACTAGAATGATGTACGCAATAACATTAGGACTATTCATTGTAAACGGGATGCAGTTTTTTCTTGCTTCAAGACATATTGGTCCGAAAGTTATCATGATTGGCAGAATG ATGTACGACatcctcttttttatattgatatttgctGTGTTTGTTTTTGGCTTTGGTGTCGTTTATCAAGCAACGATGTATCCAAATTCTAAAGTAGGATTTCAACTGTTCAAGGAAATCATATACATGCCGTATTGGCAGTTGTATGGAGAACTGTTTTACCGGAATTCGAAG gtaaaGAACCGTCCACCTGTTCGCATGATGTTACAATCTATTCTAAAGGGAATATTGCTAGATGCCCAGAGGTTAATCAAATCAACACCTTATTGTTGGCTATCTACATGGTGGTAA